From Xenopus tropicalis strain Nigerian chromosome 3, UCB_Xtro_10.0, whole genome shotgun sequence, the proteins below share one genomic window:
- the p4ha2 gene encoding prolyl 4-hydroxylase subunit alpha-2 isoform X2 — MELHAISLILLSLCCIWEVQTEVFTSTGQMTDLIFRERDLLQSLKEYIREEEERLSKIKRWASEVDELSSRSTADPEGYLGHPVNAYKLVKRFNTDWSSLENLVLQDSAKGFIANFTFQREYFPTEEDETGAARALMRIQDTYKLDPDVIAKGKLPGTNYISSLSADDSFGMGKIAYHDGDYYHTVLWMQQALKQMDEGEDAVVNKVDVLDYLSYTVFQLGDVPRALELTKRLLALDPNHDRAVNNLKYFEKMQEKQKAELKQNESTNTESATRQPGVYSRPLDYLPERDVYEALCRGEGVKMNPRRQRRLFCRYHNGNRSPYLILSPVKVEDEWDSPRIVRYLNALSDEEIAKIKELAKPKLARATVRDPKTGVLSVANYRVSKSAWLEENDDPVIARVNLRMQAITGLTVDTAELLQVANYGMGGQYEPHFDFSRRPFDSNLKTDGNRLATFLNYMSDVEAGGATVFPDFGAAIWPKKGTAVFWYNLFRSGEGDYRTRHAACPVLVGSKWVSNKWFHERGQEFLRPCGLTEVD; from the exons GTCAGATGACCGATCTGATATTTAGGGAAAGAGATCTTTTACAATCTTTAAAAGAATACATCAGGGAAGAAGAGGAACGTCTTTCTAAAATAAAACG cTGGGCATCTGAAGTTGATGAACTATCTAGCAGATCAACTGCTGACCCAGAAGGATATCTTGGGCACCCAGTTAATGCATATAAACTTGTGAAGAGATTTAACACTGACTGGTCATCCTTAGAGAACCTTGTGCTTCAAGACTCAGCCAAAG GATTTATTGCCAACTTCACGTTTCAGAGAGAATATTTTCCCACTGAAGAAGATGAAACTGGAGCGGCCAGGGCTCTGATGCGCATTCAGGACACATACAAACTTGATCCTGATGTCATAGCTAAAGGAAAATTACCCG gaacaaattatATTTCATCTTTATCTGCGGATGACAGCTTTGGCATGGGGAAGATTGCCTACCATGATGGTGATTATTACCACACAGTACTTTGGATGCAGCAGGCATTGAAGCAGATGGATGAAGGGGAGGATGCTGTAGTTAATAAAGTGGATGTCCTGGATTATCTCAGTTACACTGTCTTTCAGCTTGGTGATGTCCCCAGGGCACTTGAGCTTACTAAAAGGCTCTTGGCTCTAG ATCCAAACCATGATCGAGCTGTAAACAATCTGAAGTATTTTGAGAAAATGCAGGAGAAACAGAAAGCAGAACTAAAGCAGAATGAGAGCACTAACACAGAGTCAGCCACAAGGCAACCAGGAGTCTATAGCAGGCCATTGGACTACTTGCCAGAGCGGGATGTCTATGAAGCCTTGTGCCGGGGAGAGGGAGTCAAAATG AATCCACGAAGGCAAAGGAGACTTTTCTGTAGGTATCATAACGGAAACAGAAGTCCTTACCTTATCTTGAGTCCAGTTAAAGTGGAAGACGAATGGGATAGTCCACGTATTGTCAGATATCTTAATGCCTTATCTGATGAAGAAATTGCGAAAATAAAGGAACTGGCAAAACCAAAG TTAGCAAGAGCCACAGTGCGGGATCCTAAGACTGGTGTTCTATCAGTGGCCAACTACAGAGTATCTAAAAG TGCATGGCTTGAAGAAAATGATGACCCAGTAATAGCACGTGTGAATCTTCGTATGCAGGCAATAACAGGGCTTACAGTAGACACAGCAGAATTGCTTCAG GTTGCCAATTACGGCATGGGAGGGCAATATGAGCCACACTTTGATTTTTCAAGG CGTCCCTTTGACTCCAATCTCAAAACGGATGGAAATAGACTTGCAACATTTCTTAACTAT ATGAGTGACGTCGAGGCTGGAGGAGCGACGGTATTTCCTGACTTTGGAGCAGCAATTTGGCCAAAGAAG GGTACTGCTGTATTCTGGTATAACCTCTTCAGAAGTGGCGAGGGAGATTACAGAACACGACACGCAGCTTGTCCTGTATTAGTAGGTAGTAAATGGG tttCCAATAAATGGTTCCATGAAAGAGGACAAGAATTCCTGAGACCTTGTGGATTAACAGAAGTCGACTGA
- the LOC116409713 gene encoding exocyst complex component 1-like, giving the protein MTRILKINLQKVFFTDREEKLIYVLQLANLSKEKAKNCLCISVTVGNDVYLTWLLVIEEMSEIKCEKLRSWMLHDLTLIDGIDPSADNPVINMHLDSEVLHLEAHSTASKYAFLRCLLKISDEYLGHDIPWQNFDHDFVGRSSSFLVPDDFVVIMKLCLDVLSCACVLNCF; this is encoded by the exons ATGACCAGGATATTAAAGATTAACCTACAGAAGGTCTTTTTTACAGATAGAGAAGAAAAACTTATTTATGTTCTGCAACTGGCAAATTTAAGTAAAGAAAAAGCAAAGAACTGTCTGTGTATTTCAG TGACTGTCGGCAATGATGTGTATCTCACTTGGCTGCTTGTCATAGAAGAGATGTCAGAGATAAAGTGTGAGAAGCTGCGTTCCTGGATGTTACATGATTTGACTCTTATTGATGGGATTGATCCCTCAGCT GATAACCCAGTAATAAATATGCACTTGGATTCTGAGGTTCTTCACTTGGAGGCTCATAGCACTGCATCTAAATATGCATTTCTGCGCTGCTTGTTAAAGATCAGTGACGAGTACCTTGGACATGACATTCCCTGGCAGAACTTTGATCATGACTTTGTTGGAAGGAGCAGCTCATTTCTGGTCCCAGATGACTTTGTTGTAATAATGAAACTGTGCCTAGATGTACTGAGCTGTGCCTGTGTTCTCAACTGCTTCTAA
- the p4ha2 gene encoding prolyl 4-hydroxylase subunit alpha-2 precursor, producing MELHAISLILLSLCCIWEVQTEVFTSTGQMTDLIFRERDLLQSLKEYIREEEERLSKIKRWASEVDELSSRSTADPEGYLGHPVNAYKLVKRFNTDWSSLENLVLQDSAKGFIANFTFQREYFPTEEDETGAARALMRIQDTYKLDPDVIAKGKLPGTNYISSLSADDSFGMGKIAYHDGDYYHTVLWMQQALKQMDEGEDAVVNKVDVLDYLSYTVFQLGDVPRALELTKRLLALDPNHDRAVNNLKYFEKMQEKQKAELKQNESTNTESATRQPGVYSRPLDYLPERDVYEALCRGEGVKMNPRRQRRLFCRYHNGNRSPYLILSPVKVEDEWDSPRIVRYLNALSDEEIAKIKELAKPKLARATVRDPKTGVLSVANYRVSKSAWLEENDDPVIARVNLRMQAITGLTVDTAELLQVANYGMGGQYEPHFDFSRRPFDSNLKTDGNRLATFLNYMSDVEAGGATVFPDFGAAIWPKKGTAVFWYNLFRSGEGDYRTRHAACPVLVGSKWGKWTHTQDHHFDSVV from the exons GTCAGATGACCGATCTGATATTTAGGGAAAGAGATCTTTTACAATCTTTAAAAGAATACATCAGGGAAGAAGAGGAACGTCTTTCTAAAATAAAACG cTGGGCATCTGAAGTTGATGAACTATCTAGCAGATCAACTGCTGACCCAGAAGGATATCTTGGGCACCCAGTTAATGCATATAAACTTGTGAAGAGATTTAACACTGACTGGTCATCCTTAGAGAACCTTGTGCTTCAAGACTCAGCCAAAG GATTTATTGCCAACTTCACGTTTCAGAGAGAATATTTTCCCACTGAAGAAGATGAAACTGGAGCGGCCAGGGCTCTGATGCGCATTCAGGACACATACAAACTTGATCCTGATGTCATAGCTAAAGGAAAATTACCCG gaacaaattatATTTCATCTTTATCTGCGGATGACAGCTTTGGCATGGGGAAGATTGCCTACCATGATGGTGATTATTACCACACAGTACTTTGGATGCAGCAGGCATTGAAGCAGATGGATGAAGGGGAGGATGCTGTAGTTAATAAAGTGGATGTCCTGGATTATCTCAGTTACACTGTCTTTCAGCTTGGTGATGTCCCCAGGGCACTTGAGCTTACTAAAAGGCTCTTGGCTCTAG ATCCAAACCATGATCGAGCTGTAAACAATCTGAAGTATTTTGAGAAAATGCAGGAGAAACAGAAAGCAGAACTAAAGCAGAATGAGAGCACTAACACAGAGTCAGCCACAAGGCAACCAGGAGTCTATAGCAGGCCATTGGACTACTTGCCAGAGCGGGATGTCTATGAAGCCTTGTGCCGGGGAGAGGGAGTCAAAATG AATCCACGAAGGCAAAGGAGACTTTTCTGTAGGTATCATAACGGAAACAGAAGTCCTTACCTTATCTTGAGTCCAGTTAAAGTGGAAGACGAATGGGATAGTCCACGTATTGTCAGATATCTTAATGCCTTATCTGATGAAGAAATTGCGAAAATAAAGGAACTGGCAAAACCAAAG TTAGCAAGAGCCACAGTGCGGGATCCTAAGACTGGTGTTCTATCAGTGGCCAACTACAGAGTATCTAAAAG TGCATGGCTTGAAGAAAATGATGACCCAGTAATAGCACGTGTGAATCTTCGTATGCAGGCAATAACAGGGCTTACAGTAGACACAGCAGAATTGCTTCAG GTTGCCAATTACGGCATGGGAGGGCAATATGAGCCACACTTTGATTTTTCAAGG CGTCCCTTTGACTCCAATCTCAAAACGGATGGAAATAGACTTGCAACATTTCTTAACTAT ATGAGTGACGTCGAGGCTGGAGGAGCGACGGTATTTCCTGACTTTGGAGCAGCAATTTGGCCAAAGAAG GGTACTGCTGTATTCTGGTATAACCTCTTCAGAAGTGGCGAGGGAGATTACAGAACACGACACGCAGCTTGTCCTGTATTAGTAGGTAGTAAATGGGGTAAGTGGACACATACTCAAGATCATCATTTTGATTCAGTTGTGTAA
- the p4ha2 gene encoding prolyl 4-hydroxylase subunit alpha-2 isoform X1: MELHAISLILLSLCCIWEVQTEVFTSTGQMTDLIFRERDLLQSLKEYIREEEERLSKIKRWASEVDELSSRSTADPEGYLGHPVNAYKLVKRFNTDWSSLENLVLQDSAKGFIANFTFQREYFPTEEDETGAARALMRIQDTYKLDPDVIAKGKLPGTNYISSLSADDSFGMGKIAYHDGDYYHTVLWMQQALKQMDEGEDAVVNKVDVLDYLSYTVFQLGDVPRALELTKRLLALDPNHDRAVNNLKYFEKMQEKQKAELKQNESTNTESATRQPGVYSRPLDYLPERDVYEALCRGEGVKMNPRRQRRLFCRYHNGNRSPYLILSPVKVEDEWDSPRIVRYLNALSDEEIAKIKELAKPKLARATVRDPKTGVLSVANYRVSKSAWLEENDDPVIARVNLRMQAITGLTVDTAELLQVANYGMGGQYEPHFDFSRKDEPDVFKRLGTGNRVATFLNYMSDVEAGGATVFPDFGAAIWPKKGTAVFWYNLFRSGEGDYRTRHAACPVLVGSKWVSNKWFHERGQEFLRPCGLTEVD, encoded by the exons GTCAGATGACCGATCTGATATTTAGGGAAAGAGATCTTTTACAATCTTTAAAAGAATACATCAGGGAAGAAGAGGAACGTCTTTCTAAAATAAAACG cTGGGCATCTGAAGTTGATGAACTATCTAGCAGATCAACTGCTGACCCAGAAGGATATCTTGGGCACCCAGTTAATGCATATAAACTTGTGAAGAGATTTAACACTGACTGGTCATCCTTAGAGAACCTTGTGCTTCAAGACTCAGCCAAAG GATTTATTGCCAACTTCACGTTTCAGAGAGAATATTTTCCCACTGAAGAAGATGAAACTGGAGCGGCCAGGGCTCTGATGCGCATTCAGGACACATACAAACTTGATCCTGATGTCATAGCTAAAGGAAAATTACCCG gaacaaattatATTTCATCTTTATCTGCGGATGACAGCTTTGGCATGGGGAAGATTGCCTACCATGATGGTGATTATTACCACACAGTACTTTGGATGCAGCAGGCATTGAAGCAGATGGATGAAGGGGAGGATGCTGTAGTTAATAAAGTGGATGTCCTGGATTATCTCAGTTACACTGTCTTTCAGCTTGGTGATGTCCCCAGGGCACTTGAGCTTACTAAAAGGCTCTTGGCTCTAG ATCCAAACCATGATCGAGCTGTAAACAATCTGAAGTATTTTGAGAAAATGCAGGAGAAACAGAAAGCAGAACTAAAGCAGAATGAGAGCACTAACACAGAGTCAGCCACAAGGCAACCAGGAGTCTATAGCAGGCCATTGGACTACTTGCCAGAGCGGGATGTCTATGAAGCCTTGTGCCGGGGAGAGGGAGTCAAAATG AATCCACGAAGGCAAAGGAGACTTTTCTGTAGGTATCATAACGGAAACAGAAGTCCTTACCTTATCTTGAGTCCAGTTAAAGTGGAAGACGAATGGGATAGTCCACGTATTGTCAGATATCTTAATGCCTTATCTGATGAAGAAATTGCGAAAATAAAGGAACTGGCAAAACCAAAG TTAGCAAGAGCCACAGTGCGGGATCCTAAGACTGGTGTTCTATCAGTGGCCAACTACAGAGTATCTAAAAG TGCATGGCTTGAAGAAAATGATGACCCAGTAATAGCACGTGTGAATCTTCGTATGCAGGCAATAACAGGGCTTACAGTAGACACAGCAGAATTGCTTCAG GTTGCCAATTACGGCATGGGAGGGCAATATGAGCCACACTTTGATTTTTCAAGG AAAGACGAACCTGATGTTTTCAAGCGTTTAGGGACTGGAAATCGTGTGGCCACTTTTTTAAACTAT ATGAGTGACGTCGAGGCTGGAGGAGCGACGGTATTTCCTGACTTTGGAGCAGCAATTTGGCCAAAGAAG GGTACTGCTGTATTCTGGTATAACCTCTTCAGAAGTGGCGAGGGAGATTACAGAACACGACACGCAGCTTGTCCTGTATTAGTAGGTAGTAAATGGG tttCCAATAAATGGTTCCATGAAAGAGGACAAGAATTCCTGAGACCTTGTGGATTAACAGAAGTCGACTGA